A genomic window from Gossypium hirsutum isolate 1008001.06 chromosome D10, Gossypium_hirsutum_v2.1, whole genome shotgun sequence includes:
- the LOC107935353 gene encoding cysteine-rich repeat secretory protein 38 isoform X6, translating to MATEISRTVLFHFLFSGLTFTFLATFAISFDPYFLHSCANNIGNYTANSAYERDLNTIFKQITSITKSNYGFYSKKVGEVSAMALCRADVKLDVCTGCLSETISRVKLDCPNNKEAIGWSADCTLRYSNTNLSEKLEINPQTCLYNTGSTADEYFQLRLGELLSDLRNKAAAGGALLKYAAGNSSLRASERLYALVQCTPDLSEGDCNHCLDKAATDGIRRCCLKQRGCRVLSPSCNLRFETYPFVEAGAEFPPPPSPSGDRQKEEEPNKSKRTPVLVASLSVIFGVAVVSISGFLIWKRRNNQGINKWILSGHTSGW from the exons ATGGCAACAGAAATTTCAAGAACAGTACTGTTTCACTTCTTGTTTTCAGGTTTAACATTTACATTCCTCGCTACTTTTGCCATTTCCTTTGACCCTTATTTCCTGCATTCTTGTGCAAACAACATCGGAAACTACACCGCCAATAGTGCTTACGAGCGTGACCTCAATACCATCTTCAAACAGATCACCTCTATTACAAAATCGAATTATGGATTTTACAGCAAGAAAGTCGGCGAAGTCAGCGCCATGGCACTTTGCAGAGCAGATGTTAAGCTAGATGTTTGCACTGGTTGTTTAAGTGAAACTATATCAAGGGTCAAGCTGGATTGTCCTAACAACAAAGAAGCCATCGGATGGTCTGCGGATTGCACGTTACGGTACTCGAACACAAACCTCTCCGAGAAGTTGGAAATTAATCCTCAAACCTGTCTATATAATACAGGATCTACGGCTGATGAGTACTTTCAGCTCAGACTCGGAGAGTTGTTGAGTGACCTGCGTAATAAAGCAGCAGCAGGGGGTGCTCTTCTTAAATACGCAGCAGGTAACTCGTCGCTCAGGGCTTCGGAAAGGTTATACGCTCTAGTGCAGTGCACTCCTGATTTGTCTGAGGGAGACTGCAATCATTGTCTTGATAAGGCGGCAACTGACGGGATTCGGCGGTGTTGCCTTAAGCAGAGGGGATGCCGGGTTCTTAGTCCTAGCTGTAACTTGAGGTTTGAAACATATCCCTTTGTTGAAGCCGGAGCTGAGTTTCCACCACCCCCGTCACCCTCGGGCGATCGGCAAAAAGAAG AGGAACCAAACAAATCAAAAAGGACTCCAGTACTTGTTGCAAGTTTATCAGTGATTTTTGGGGTAGCTGTGGTTTCTATCTCAGGTTTCTTAATCTGGAAGAGGAGAAACAATCAAG GTATAAATAAATGGATTCTTTCGGGGCACACTAGCGGATGGTAA
- the LOC107935353 gene encoding cysteine-rich repeat secretory protein 38 isoform X5, with the protein MATEISRTVLFHFLFSGLTFTFLATFAISFDPYFLHSCANNIGNYTANSAYERDLNTIFKQITSITKSNYGFYSKKVGEVSAMALCRADVKLDVCTGCLSETISRVKLDCPNNKEAIGWSADCTLRYSNTNLSEKLEINPQTCLYNTGSTADEYFQLRLGELLSDLRNKAAAGGALLKYAAGNSSLRASERLYALVQCTPDLSEGDCNHCLDKAATDGIRRCCLKQRGCRVLSPSCNLRFETYPFVEAGAEFPPPPSPSGDRQKEEEEPNKSKRTPVLVASLSVIFGVAVVSISGFLIWKRRNNQGINKWILSGHTSGW; encoded by the exons ATGGCAACAGAAATTTCAAGAACAGTACTGTTTCACTTCTTGTTTTCAGGTTTAACATTTACATTCCTCGCTACTTTTGCCATTTCCTTTGACCCTTATTTCCTGCATTCTTGTGCAAACAACATCGGAAACTACACCGCCAATAGTGCTTACGAGCGTGACCTCAATACCATCTTCAAACAGATCACCTCTATTACAAAATCGAATTATGGATTTTACAGCAAGAAAGTCGGCGAAGTCAGCGCCATGGCACTTTGCAGAGCAGATGTTAAGCTAGATGTTTGCACTGGTTGTTTAAGTGAAACTATATCAAGGGTCAAGCTGGATTGTCCTAACAACAAAGAAGCCATCGGATGGTCTGCGGATTGCACGTTACGGTACTCGAACACAAACCTCTCCGAGAAGTTGGAAATTAATCCTCAAACCTGTCTATATAATACAGGATCTACGGCTGATGAGTACTTTCAGCTCAGACTCGGAGAGTTGTTGAGTGACCTGCGTAATAAAGCAGCAGCAGGGGGTGCTCTTCTTAAATACGCAGCAGGTAACTCGTCGCTCAGGGCTTCGGAAAGGTTATACGCTCTAGTGCAGTGCACTCCTGATTTGTCTGAGGGAGACTGCAATCATTGTCTTGATAAGGCGGCAACTGACGGGATTCGGCGGTGTTGCCTTAAGCAGAGGGGATGCCGGGTTCTTAGTCCTAGCTGTAACTTGAGGTTTGAAACATATCCCTTTGTTGAAGCCGGAGCTGAGTTTCCACCACCCCCGTCACCCTCGGGCGATCGGCAAAAAGAAG AAGAGGAACCAAACAAATCAAAAAGGACTCCAGTACTTGTTGCAAGTTTATCAGTGATTTTTGGGGTAGCTGTGGTTTCTATCTCAGGTTTCTTAATCTGGAAGAGGAGAAACAATCAAG GTATAAATAAATGGATTCTTTCGGGGCACACTAGCGGATGGTAA
- the LOC107935353 gene encoding cysteine-rich repeat secretory protein 38 isoform X4, translated as MATEISRTVLFHFLFSGLTFTFLATFAISFDPYFLHSCANNIGNYTANSAYERDLNTIFKQITSITKSNYGFYSKKVGEVSAMALCRADVKLDVCTGCLSETISRVKLDCPNNKEAIGWSADCTLRYSNTNLSEKLEINPQTCLYNTGSTADEYFQLRLGELLSDLRNKAAAGGALLKYAAGNSSLRASERLYALVQCTPDLSEGDCNHCLDKAATDGIRRCCLKQRGCRVLSPSCNLRFETYPFVEAGAEFPPPPSPSGDRQKEEEPNKSKRTPVLVASLSVIFGVAVVSISGFLIWKRRNNQDTEYREIQLLDLVEGRIDM; from the exons ATGGCAACAGAAATTTCAAGAACAGTACTGTTTCACTTCTTGTTTTCAGGTTTAACATTTACATTCCTCGCTACTTTTGCCATTTCCTTTGACCCTTATTTCCTGCATTCTTGTGCAAACAACATCGGAAACTACACCGCCAATAGTGCTTACGAGCGTGACCTCAATACCATCTTCAAACAGATCACCTCTATTACAAAATCGAATTATGGATTTTACAGCAAGAAAGTCGGCGAAGTCAGCGCCATGGCACTTTGCAGAGCAGATGTTAAGCTAGATGTTTGCACTGGTTGTTTAAGTGAAACTATATCAAGGGTCAAGCTGGATTGTCCTAACAACAAAGAAGCCATCGGATGGTCTGCGGATTGCACGTTACGGTACTCGAACACAAACCTCTCCGAGAAGTTGGAAATTAATCCTCAAACCTGTCTATATAATACAGGATCTACGGCTGATGAGTACTTTCAGCTCAGACTCGGAGAGTTGTTGAGTGACCTGCGTAATAAAGCAGCAGCAGGGGGTGCTCTTCTTAAATACGCAGCAGGTAACTCGTCGCTCAGGGCTTCGGAAAGGTTATACGCTCTAGTGCAGTGCACTCCTGATTTGTCTGAGGGAGACTGCAATCATTGTCTTGATAAGGCGGCAACTGACGGGATTCGGCGGTGTTGCCTTAAGCAGAGGGGATGCCGGGTTCTTAGTCCTAGCTGTAACTTGAGGTTTGAAACATATCCCTTTGTTGAAGCCGGAGCTGAGTTTCCACCACCCCCGTCACCCTCGGGCGATCGGCAAAAAGAAG AGGAACCAAACAAATCAAAAAGGACTCCAGTACTTGTTGCAAGTTTATCAGTGATTTTTGGGGTAGCTGTGGTTTCTATCTCAGGTTTCTTAATCTGGAAGAGGAGAAACAATCAAG ATACAGAGTACAGAGAAATTCAATTACTTGACTTGGTAGAGGGAAGAATTGATATGTGA
- the LOC107935353 gene encoding cysteine-rich repeat secretory protein 38 isoform X3: MATEISRTVLFHFLFSGLTFTFLATFAISFDPYFLHSCANNIGNYTANSAYERDLNTIFKQITSITKSNYGFYSKKVGEVSAMALCRADVKLDVCTGCLSETISRVKLDCPNNKEAIGWSADCTLRYSNTNLSEKLEINPQTCLYNTGSTADEYFQLRLGELLSDLRNKAAAGGALLKYAAGNSSLRASERLYALVQCTPDLSEGDCNHCLDKAATDGIRRCCLKQRGCRVLSPSCNLRFETYPFVEAGAEFPPPPSPSGDRQKEEEEPNKSKRTPVLVASLSVIFGVAVVSISGFLIWKRRNNQDTEYREIQLLDLVEGRIDM; encoded by the exons ATGGCAACAGAAATTTCAAGAACAGTACTGTTTCACTTCTTGTTTTCAGGTTTAACATTTACATTCCTCGCTACTTTTGCCATTTCCTTTGACCCTTATTTCCTGCATTCTTGTGCAAACAACATCGGAAACTACACCGCCAATAGTGCTTACGAGCGTGACCTCAATACCATCTTCAAACAGATCACCTCTATTACAAAATCGAATTATGGATTTTACAGCAAGAAAGTCGGCGAAGTCAGCGCCATGGCACTTTGCAGAGCAGATGTTAAGCTAGATGTTTGCACTGGTTGTTTAAGTGAAACTATATCAAGGGTCAAGCTGGATTGTCCTAACAACAAAGAAGCCATCGGATGGTCTGCGGATTGCACGTTACGGTACTCGAACACAAACCTCTCCGAGAAGTTGGAAATTAATCCTCAAACCTGTCTATATAATACAGGATCTACGGCTGATGAGTACTTTCAGCTCAGACTCGGAGAGTTGTTGAGTGACCTGCGTAATAAAGCAGCAGCAGGGGGTGCTCTTCTTAAATACGCAGCAGGTAACTCGTCGCTCAGGGCTTCGGAAAGGTTATACGCTCTAGTGCAGTGCACTCCTGATTTGTCTGAGGGAGACTGCAATCATTGTCTTGATAAGGCGGCAACTGACGGGATTCGGCGGTGTTGCCTTAAGCAGAGGGGATGCCGGGTTCTTAGTCCTAGCTGTAACTTGAGGTTTGAAACATATCCCTTTGTTGAAGCCGGAGCTGAGTTTCCACCACCCCCGTCACCCTCGGGCGATCGGCAAAAAGAAG AAGAGGAACCAAACAAATCAAAAAGGACTCCAGTACTTGTTGCAAGTTTATCAGTGATTTTTGGGGTAGCTGTGGTTTCTATCTCAGGTTTCTTAATCTGGAAGAGGAGAAACAATCAAG ATACAGAGTACAGAGAAATTCAATTACTTGACTTGGTAGAGGGAAGAATTGATATGTGA
- the LOC107935353 gene encoding cysteine-rich repeat secretory protein 38 isoform X2: MATEISRTVLFHFLFSGLTFTFLATFAISFDPYFLHSCANNIGNYTANSAYERDLNTIFKQITSITKSNYGFYSKKVGEVSAMALCRADVKLDVCTGCLSETISRVKLDCPNNKEAIGWSADCTLRYSNTNLSEKLEINPQTCLYNTGSTADEYFQLRLGELLSDLRNKAAAGGALLKYAAGNSSLRASERLYALVQCTPDLSEGDCNHCLDKAATDGIRRCCLKQRGCRVLSPSCNLRFETYPFVEAGAEFPPPPSPSGDRQKEEEPNKSKRTPVLVASLSVIFGVAVVSISGFLIWKRRNNQGMQWQALQICFVLLYWSLSFFFY, encoded by the exons ATGGCAACAGAAATTTCAAGAACAGTACTGTTTCACTTCTTGTTTTCAGGTTTAACATTTACATTCCTCGCTACTTTTGCCATTTCCTTTGACCCTTATTTCCTGCATTCTTGTGCAAACAACATCGGAAACTACACCGCCAATAGTGCTTACGAGCGTGACCTCAATACCATCTTCAAACAGATCACCTCTATTACAAAATCGAATTATGGATTTTACAGCAAGAAAGTCGGCGAAGTCAGCGCCATGGCACTTTGCAGAGCAGATGTTAAGCTAGATGTTTGCACTGGTTGTTTAAGTGAAACTATATCAAGGGTCAAGCTGGATTGTCCTAACAACAAAGAAGCCATCGGATGGTCTGCGGATTGCACGTTACGGTACTCGAACACAAACCTCTCCGAGAAGTTGGAAATTAATCCTCAAACCTGTCTATATAATACAGGATCTACGGCTGATGAGTACTTTCAGCTCAGACTCGGAGAGTTGTTGAGTGACCTGCGTAATAAAGCAGCAGCAGGGGGTGCTCTTCTTAAATACGCAGCAGGTAACTCGTCGCTCAGGGCTTCGGAAAGGTTATACGCTCTAGTGCAGTGCACTCCTGATTTGTCTGAGGGAGACTGCAATCATTGTCTTGATAAGGCGGCAACTGACGGGATTCGGCGGTGTTGCCTTAAGCAGAGGGGATGCCGGGTTCTTAGTCCTAGCTGTAACTTGAGGTTTGAAACATATCCCTTTGTTGAAGCCGGAGCTGAGTTTCCACCACCCCCGTCACCCTCGGGCGATCGGCAAAAAGAAG AGGAACCAAACAAATCAAAAAGGACTCCAGTACTTGTTGCAAGTTTATCAGTGATTTTTGGGGTAGCTGTGGTTTCTATCTCAGGTTTCTTAATCTGGAAGAGGAGAAACAATCAAGGTATGCAATGGCAAGCATTACAAATTTGTTTTGTATTGTTATATTGGtcactttctttcttcttttattaa
- the LOC107935353 gene encoding cysteine-rich repeat secretory protein 38 isoform X1, producing the protein MATEISRTVLFHFLFSGLTFTFLATFAISFDPYFLHSCANNIGNYTANSAYERDLNTIFKQITSITKSNYGFYSKKVGEVSAMALCRADVKLDVCTGCLSETISRVKLDCPNNKEAIGWSADCTLRYSNTNLSEKLEINPQTCLYNTGSTADEYFQLRLGELLSDLRNKAAAGGALLKYAAGNSSLRASERLYALVQCTPDLSEGDCNHCLDKAATDGIRRCCLKQRGCRVLSPSCNLRFETYPFVEAGAEFPPPPSPSGDRQKEEEEPNKSKRTPVLVASLSVIFGVAVVSISGFLIWKRRNNQGMQWQALQICFVLLYWSLSFFFY; encoded by the exons ATGGCAACAGAAATTTCAAGAACAGTACTGTTTCACTTCTTGTTTTCAGGTTTAACATTTACATTCCTCGCTACTTTTGCCATTTCCTTTGACCCTTATTTCCTGCATTCTTGTGCAAACAACATCGGAAACTACACCGCCAATAGTGCTTACGAGCGTGACCTCAATACCATCTTCAAACAGATCACCTCTATTACAAAATCGAATTATGGATTTTACAGCAAGAAAGTCGGCGAAGTCAGCGCCATGGCACTTTGCAGAGCAGATGTTAAGCTAGATGTTTGCACTGGTTGTTTAAGTGAAACTATATCAAGGGTCAAGCTGGATTGTCCTAACAACAAAGAAGCCATCGGATGGTCTGCGGATTGCACGTTACGGTACTCGAACACAAACCTCTCCGAGAAGTTGGAAATTAATCCTCAAACCTGTCTATATAATACAGGATCTACGGCTGATGAGTACTTTCAGCTCAGACTCGGAGAGTTGTTGAGTGACCTGCGTAATAAAGCAGCAGCAGGGGGTGCTCTTCTTAAATACGCAGCAGGTAACTCGTCGCTCAGGGCTTCGGAAAGGTTATACGCTCTAGTGCAGTGCACTCCTGATTTGTCTGAGGGAGACTGCAATCATTGTCTTGATAAGGCGGCAACTGACGGGATTCGGCGGTGTTGCCTTAAGCAGAGGGGATGCCGGGTTCTTAGTCCTAGCTGTAACTTGAGGTTTGAAACATATCCCTTTGTTGAAGCCGGAGCTGAGTTTCCACCACCCCCGTCACCCTCGGGCGATCGGCAAAAAGAAG AAGAGGAACCAAACAAATCAAAAAGGACTCCAGTACTTGTTGCAAGTTTATCAGTGATTTTTGGGGTAGCTGTGGTTTCTATCTCAGGTTTCTTAATCTGGAAGAGGAGAAACAATCAAGGTATGCAATGGCAAGCATTACAAATTTGTTTTGTATTGTTATATTGGtcactttctttcttcttttattaa